In the genome of Streptobacillus ratti, the window TATCTACATTTTGTTTTTTTAATACTTCTTCTATACTTTGTTTAAATTCCAATTACATATCCTCCATTAAGTATTTTTTAACTAATTGGTAATATTCCAACATTGAAATTATAGAAAATATTACTGAGGGTAATAAAACTATAGAATTAACAAAATTACCAAAAGGAAAAATAAGTGCAAATAATAAGGCTATCATCTGAGTTGCAGTTTTTAATTTAGCTGTTGAACTAGCAGGAACAACCTCTCCACCTTTTTCTAAAATTAACATTCTAATTGCCATAACAACAAATTCTCTAGCAATTAATATTAATACTAACCAAATTGAAAACACATCATATTTTGCAAGAACTATCAATACAGAAAATACGAATACTTTATCTGCTATAGGATCAAGTAATTTACCAAAATTAGTAATTAAATTATCTCTTCTAGCTATATAACCATCAAAAAAATCTGTTAATGCTATCGTAGCAAAAAGTAAAACAATCAAAATATGTAATAATATTGCCCAT includes:
- the pgsA gene encoding CDP-diacylglycerol--glycerol-3-phosphate 3-phosphatidyltransferase, which translates into the protein MISKLNLPNKLTLIRIILTPILILLMLFKYEANYTSILWAILLHILIVLLFATIALTDFFDGYIARRDNLITNFGKLLDPIADKVFVFSVLIVLAKYDVFSIWLVLILIAREFVVMAIRMLILEKGGEVVPASSTAKLKTATQMIALLFALIFPFGNFVNSIVLLPSVIFSIISMLEYYQLVKKYLMEDM